The following coding sequences are from one Fusobacterium simiae window:
- a CDS encoding calcium-translocating P-type ATPase, PMCA-type — protein sequence MKHFTKSKKQLFREFETTSTGLIDEEVQKRRKKYGENKFIEKEKDGIIKIFFNQFKDSLVIILLVAAIISFFSGNKESSFVIVLVLILNSILGAYQTIKAQKSLDSLKKMSSPKCKVIRDHEQLELDSSELVPGDIVIIEAGDIVPADGRIIENFSLLVNENSLTGESNSIEKTDEVLHYEDLALGDQVNMVFSGSLVNYGRAKVLITETGMNTELGKIATLLDKTEENITPLQKSLDIFGKRLTFGIVILCIFIFGIYVYHGNTVLDSLLLAVALAVAAIPESLNPIITIVLSLETEKLAKENAIVKELKSIEALGSISVICSDKTGTLTQNKMTVKKIFINGKLDNEYSLNINKKIDKLLLDSFILCTDATDTIGDPTETALIHLTQKYDMSFRDERKDNKRISEIPFDSVRKLMTVLYEDKKGKYILFTKGAFDSLVTRFKYFIDENGKIQNINEEFIKKIEKVNNDLAEEGLRVLTFAYKYIDEAKELTTQDENSYIFHALVGMIDPPREESKIAVQECIRAGIKPVMITGDHKITARTIAKNIGIFKDGDMAIEGIELEKMTDEELEKLVEKISVYARVSPEHKIRIVNAWQKLGKICAMTGDGVNDAPALKKANIGIAMGITGTEVSKNAASMILADDNFSTIVKAIITGRNVYRNIKNAIGFLLSGNTAAILAVLYSSLANLPVIFSPVQLLFINLLTDSLPSIAVGVEPKNEDILDEKPRDPNEAILTKRFSSKLMIEGILIAIFIIIAFYIGLKDSALKGSTMAFATLCLARLFHGINYRGQRNVFAIGFFKNKFSLIAFGIGFVLLNLVLLIPSVYTVFGITKIEPINFLQIYVLSLVPTILIQIYKAIRYR from the coding sequence ATGAAACATTTTACAAAATCTAAAAAACAATTATTTCGAGAATTTGAAACAACTTCTACTGGTTTAATAGATGAGGAGGTACAGAAAAGAAGAAAAAAATATGGAGAAAATAAATTTATTGAAAAAGAAAAAGATGGTATTATAAAAATCTTTTTTAATCAATTTAAAGATTCGCTTGTAATAATTTTACTTGTTGCAGCAATTATTTCCTTTTTTTCCGGAAATAAAGAAAGTAGTTTTGTTATAGTTTTAGTTCTTATTTTAAACTCAATTCTTGGTGCTTACCAAACTATTAAAGCCCAAAAATCTTTAGACAGTTTGAAAAAGATGTCTTCACCTAAATGCAAAGTTATTAGAGATCATGAACAGTTAGAACTTGATTCATCAGAATTAGTTCCTGGAGATATAGTTATTATAGAGGCTGGAGATATAGTTCCAGCAGATGGAAGAATAATTGAAAACTTTTCATTACTTGTAAATGAAAATTCACTTACTGGAGAATCAAATTCAATAGAAAAAACGGATGAGGTTTTACATTATGAAGATTTAGCATTGGGTGATCAGGTAAATATGGTTTTTTCAGGAAGTCTTGTAAACTATGGTAGAGCAAAGGTTTTAATAACAGAAACTGGTATGAATACCGAACTTGGAAAGATTGCTACTCTTTTGGATAAAACTGAAGAAAATATAACTCCATTACAAAAATCTTTAGATATTTTTGGAAAAAGATTAACCTTTGGTATAGTTATTCTTTGTATATTTATTTTTGGAATCTATGTATATCATGGAAATACAGTTCTTGATTCATTATTACTTGCTGTTGCCTTAGCAGTTGCAGCAATTCCAGAATCATTAAATCCTATTATTACAATAGTATTGTCACTAGAAACTGAAAAACTTGCTAAAGAAAATGCAATAGTAAAAGAACTAAAGTCTATTGAAGCACTTGGTTCAATCTCAGTAATTTGCTCTGATAAAACTGGAACTCTTACTCAAAATAAGATGACAGTTAAAAAGATTTTTATAAATGGAAAATTAGATAACGAATATTCTTTAAATATAAATAAAAAAATTGATAAATTACTATTAGATAGTTTTATTCTTTGTACTGATGCAACAGATACAATAGGTGATCCAACAGAAACCGCTCTTATTCATCTTACTCAAAAATATGACATGTCTTTTAGAGATGAAAGAAAAGATAATAAAAGAATTTCTGAAATACCTTTTGATTCTGTTAGAAAATTAATGACTGTCCTTTATGAAGATAAAAAAGGAAAGTATATTCTTTTTACAAAAGGAGCTTTTGATTCTCTTGTAACTAGATTCAAATATTTTATTGATGAAAATGGAAAGATTCAAAATATAAATGAGGAATTTATTAAAAAAATAGAAAAAGTAAATAATGATTTAGCAGAAGAAGGATTAAGAGTTTTAACTTTTGCTTATAAATATATAGATGAAGCAAAAGAACTTACTACACAAGATGAAAATTCATATATTTTCCATGCCCTTGTTGGTATGATAGACCCACCAAGAGAAGAGTCAAAAATTGCTGTACAAGAATGTATAAGGGCTGGAATTAAACCAGTAATGATAACTGGAGATCACAAAATTACAGCTAGAACAATAGCAAAAAATATTGGAATATTTAAAGATGGAGATATGGCTATTGAAGGTATAGAACTTGAAAAGATGACTGATGAAGAATTGGAAAAATTAGTTGAAAAAATTTCAGTTTATGCAAGAGTTTCTCCTGAACATAAAATAAGAATTGTCAATGCATGGCAAAAGCTTGGTAAAATTTGTGCTATGACCGGAGATGGAGTTAATGATGCTCCTGCACTAAAGAAAGCTAATATTGGTATTGCAATGGGAATCACAGGTACAGAAGTTTCTAAAAATGCTGCCTCTATGATACTTGCTGATGATAATTTTTCTACAATAGTAAAAGCTATAATAACTGGAAGAAATGTATATAGAAACATTAAAAATGCAATAGGATTTTTACTTTCTGGAAATACTGCTGCCATACTTGCGGTATTATATTCATCACTTGCTAATTTACCAGTAATATTTTCACCAGTGCAACTATTGTTTATAAATCTATTAACAGATAGCTTACCATCAATAGCTGTTGGGGTTGAACCTAAAAATGAAGATATTTTAGATGAAAAACCTAGAGATCCTAATGAAGCAATACTTACAAAAAGGTTTTCTTCTAAACTTATGATTGAAGGTATTTTAATTGCTATATTTATCATAATTGCCTTCTATATTGGATTAAAAGATTCTGCATTAAAAGGCTCTACAATGGCATTTGCTACATTATGTTTAGCTAGATTGTTCCATGGAATTAATTATAGAGGTCAAAGAAATGTTTTTGCTATTGGTTTCTTCAAAAATAAATTTTCTCTAATAGCTTTTGGGATAGGTTTTGTATTATTGAATTTAGTATTACTAATTCCATCAGTATATACTGTATTTGGAATTACAAAAATAGAACCTATTAATTTTTTACAAATATATGTACTTTCATTGGTACCTACTATATTAATTCAAATTTACAAGGCAATTAGATATAGATAA
- a CDS encoding sensor histidine kinase translates to MLIKRITYKIYKTELFLGIFMIFISIILPNFILYSNLAIYEYIETSIDLWDKEQLLYAVFITVFQNISRLFPIFFSVFLIADSVEIFVNKKSNFIFKVIFSLIVIQILYFIVYKIYFDMSYYFGKVAILQMSYLILHLHYQFQQISLLKRSFILFLVFTGIQWLDITRYFSILDYKTTGELLFDIKNIAFLMRAEHMLDLIGILFFILFFTFAILLSIIFFNQERKQKMYIKETEITKTLSDLKVKEIENRYFKEIQYLVHDLKTPLFSIGTLIEILDMQEEDAQKKIYYQKIEKSLERCNIMVSEILRDKNKNFISTEKVFNFILSYLSSHECIKYINYQNYCKERKIKVNKITFSRAITNLIINSYEAFLGKSGKIDLIIKDYKKTILIKIEDNGKGMTDEEIEKAFEIGYSTKKSSGVGLNFIKTVMDEHKCELKILNKKNGGLGAYIVMKGENIENEK, encoded by the coding sequence ATGTTAATAAAAAGAATTACTTATAAAATTTATAAAACTGAATTATTTTTAGGTATATTTATGATTTTCATAAGTATAATTTTACCTAATTTTATTTTGTATAGTAATTTAGCCATATATGAATATATTGAAACTAGCATTGATCTATGGGATAAAGAACAATTATTATATGCTGTTTTTATAACCGTTTTTCAAAATATTTCAAGACTTTTTCCAATATTTTTTTCTGTTTTTCTTATAGCAGATTCAGTTGAAATTTTTGTAAATAAAAAATCTAATTTTATTTTTAAAGTTATTTTTAGTTTGATTGTAATTCAAATTCTTTATTTTATTGTATATAAAATATATTTTGATATGAGTTATTATTTTGGTAAAGTTGCTATTCTTCAAATGTCATATTTGATTTTACATTTACATTATCAATTTCAACAAATAAGTTTATTAAAAAGGAGTTTTATACTTTTTCTTGTATTTACAGGAATTCAATGGTTAGATATAACTAGATATTTTTCAATTTTAGACTATAAAACAACAGGAGAATTATTATTTGATATAAAAAATATTGCTTTTTTAATGAGAGCAGAACATATGTTAGATTTAATTGGAATACTATTTTTTATATTATTTTTTACTTTTGCTATACTTTTATCAATAATTTTCTTTAATCAAGAAAGAAAACAAAAAATGTATATAAAAGAAACTGAAATCACAAAAACTCTTTCAGATTTAAAAGTTAAAGAAATTGAAAATAGATATTTTAAAGAAATACAATATCTAGTTCATGATTTAAAAACCCCCCTTTTTTCAATAGGAACATTGATAGAAATACTTGATATGCAAGAAGAAGATGCTCAAAAGAAAATATACTATCAAAAAATTGAAAAATCTTTAGAGAGATGCAATATTATGGTATCTGAAATTTTAAGAGATAAAAATAAAAATTTTATAAGCACAGAAAAGGTTTTTAACTTTATCCTCTCTTATTTATCCAGCCATGAATGCATTAAATATATTAATTATCAAAACTATTGTAAAGAAAGAAAAATAAAAGTTAATAAAATTACTTTTTCTAGGGCTATAACTAATTTAATTATAAATTCTTATGAGGCATTTCTTGGAAAAAGTGGTAAAATTGATTTAATAATTAAAGATTATAAAAAAACTATATTAATAAAAATTGAAGATAATGGAAAAGGTATGACTGATGAAGAAATAGAAAAAGCTTTTGAAATCGGATATTCTACAAAAAAATCTAGTGGTGTTGGACTTAATTTTATAAAGACCGTTATGGATGAACATAAATGTGAATTAAAAATATTAAATAAGAAAAATGGTGGTTTAGGTGCTTATATAGTGATGAAAGGAGAAAATATTGAAAATGAAAAATAA
- a CDS encoding DUF6305 family protein, with amino-acid sequence MKKIFIVLLFLLSAVSVFAAKFEKPVTLTSVGQSADVQMVKALLKKAGIEAKFDKTLTAEGIKDEKTIILAIGGSSKGLGAAGIKAEDELARAEKLIKAAKDKKIKIIGMHIGGEARRGELSDKFVKVAAPYCDYLIIVDEGNKDGIFTKMSSEKKIPMDTVPKITNAVDPLKKAFE; translated from the coding sequence ATGAAAAAAATTTTTATAGTATTATTATTTTTATTATCAGCAGTATCTGTATTTGCAGCAAAATTTGAAAAACCTGTTACACTTACATCAGTAGGGCAAAGTGCAGATGTGCAAATGGTTAAAGCACTATTAAAAAAAGCTGGAATTGAAGCAAAATTTGATAAGACTTTAACAGCTGAAGGAATAAAAGATGAAAAAACAATAATCTTAGCAATAGGAGGAAGTTCTAAAGGTCTAGGAGCTGCTGGAATAAAAGCAGAAGATGAACTTGCAAGAGCTGAAAAATTAATAAAAGCAGCTAAAGATAAAAAAATAAAAATAATTGGAATGCATATAGGTGGTGAAGCAAGAAGAGGAGAATTATCTGATAAATTTGTTAAAGTTGCTGCACCATATTGTGATTATTTAATAATAGTTGATGAAGGAAATAAAGATGGCATATTCACAAAGATGTCTTCAGAAAAAAAGATACCTATGGATACTGTTCCAAAAATTACTAATGCTGTTGACCCTTTAAAAAAGGCATTTGAATAA
- a CDS encoding TRAP transporter large permease subunit produces MSIELIIFLAMIAVFAIACFAFKLPVSLAMVLSSITGTLIAGEGIPIRHLVEGMFGYLDTILVIATAMIFMKVIQEIGTLNALSATIIKKFHKIPWLLLIFLMFVSMFPGMITGSSTASVLTAGSIVAPILLLIGIPMTETATIIALGGLCGMIAPPVNIPAMIIGGGIDMPYVGFTIPLLLLTVPVAIFSVLFLGLKYVKKIDYNNIKNEIDFSAMEQYGIKLYFPVILAIFLMIMDKVLPNIFGLGMPLIFIISAIVGLFCGKKINFFKVSKNAINESLPVMGILMGVGMFIQIITLTGVRGYIVVNSLSMPQSLVYIAMVITIPLFGAVSSFGASSVLGVPFLMVFLAKNQIITGSAISFIASLGDLMPPTALAGIFAAQVVGMKNYTPILKKSVIPAIVIIIYSILMIIFSKELAAIIY; encoded by the coding sequence ATGTCGATTGAATTAATAATATTTTTAGCTATGATAGCAGTATTTGCAATAGCTTGTTTTGCTTTTAAATTACCTGTAAGTTTAGCTATGGTTCTTTCATCAATAACTGGAACTTTAATAGCAGGGGAAGGTATTCCTATCAGACATTTAGTTGAAGGAATGTTTGGTTATTTAGACACTATATTAGTAATAGCAACAGCTATGATATTTATGAAAGTTATTCAAGAGATAGGAACTTTAAATGCACTTAGTGCTACTATTATAAAAAAATTTCATAAAATTCCATGGTTACTTCTTATCTTTTTAATGTTTGTTTCAATGTTTCCAGGGATGATAACTGGTTCTTCAACAGCTTCCGTTCTTACAGCAGGAAGTATAGTTGCTCCAATACTTTTATTGATTGGGATTCCTATGACAGAAACTGCAACAATAATAGCTTTAGGTGGTTTATGTGGTATGATAGCTCCACCTGTAAATATTCCAGCAATGATAATTGGTGGTGGGATAGATATGCCTTATGTTGGTTTTACAATTCCATTACTTCTATTAACTGTACCTGTGGCAATCTTTTCAGTTTTATTTTTAGGATTAAAATATGTAAAAAAAATTGATTATAATAATATAAAAAATGAAATTGATTTTTCAGCAATGGAACAATATGGAATAAAACTTTATTTTCCTGTTATACTTGCAATCTTTTTAATGATTATGGATAAAGTTTTACCAAATATATTTGGGCTTGGAATGCCTTTAATATTTATTATAAGTGCTATTGTTGGATTATTTTGTGGAAAGAAGATAAATTTCTTTAAAGTATCTAAAAATGCGATAAATGAAAGTTTACCAGTTATGGGAATATTAATGGGTGTTGGTATGTTTATACAAATAATTACTCTTACTGGTGTAAGAGGTTATATTGTTGTAAATAGTTTAAGTATGCCTCAATCATTGGTTTATATAGCAATGGTAATAACAATTCCTTTATTTGGAGCAGTATCATCATTTGGAGCTTCTTCTGTATTAGGTGTACCTTTCTTAATGGTGTTTTTAGCAAAAAATCAAATTATAACTGGTTCTGCAATATCATTTATAGCCTCATTAGGAGATTTAATGCCTCCAACTGCACTTGCAGGAATATTTGCAGCTCAGGTTGTTGGAATGAAAAATTATACTCCTATATTAAAAAAATCAGTAATTCCAGCCATTGTAATTATAATATATTCAATACTTATGATTATATTTTCAAAAGAATTAGCTGCAATTATATATTAA
- a CDS encoding response regulator, which yields MKNKILIIDDSKEILFAISEFFRIKNWEVYTSLSMEEALKIITTKKLDIIIIDYHMPYINGVLGVKLIRQIDETVPIIALTVEGLESIAKDFFEAGANDFSIKPIKVLDLYSRVNVHLQKSKNNENSNDKEYHKGISEATISIIEEKMKSYKEYIMIEEISQITGLSNQTVNKYMNHLVKLGYVDLKVVYGKIGRPRNEYLWIK from the coding sequence ATGAAAAATAAAATTTTGATTATTGATGATTCAAAAGAAATATTATTTGCAATCTCTGAATTTTTCCGTATAAAGAATTGGGAAGTTTATACATCACTTTCAATGGAAGAGGCTTTAAAAATTATAACTACTAAAAAACTAGATATAATTATCATTGATTACCATATGCCATATATAAATGGTGTGTTAGGAGTGAAACTAATTCGTCAGATTGATGAAACTGTCCCAATAATAGCTCTTACTGTAGAAGGATTGGAAAGTATAGCAAAAGATTTTTTTGAAGCAGGGGCAAATGACTTTTCTATAAAACCAATAAAAGTTCTGGATTTATATTCAAGAGTAAATGTTCACTTACAAAAAAGTAAAAATAATGAAAATAGCAATGATAAAGAATATCATAAAGGAATTAGTGAAGCCACTATTTCCATAATTGAAGAAAAAATGAAAAGCTATAAAGAATATATAATGATAGAAGAAATTTCTCAAATAACAGGTTTATCAAATCAAACTGTAAATAAATATATGAATCACTTAGTTAAATTAGGTTATGTTGATTTAAAAGTAGTTTATGGAAAAATTGGTAGGCCCAGAAATGAATATTTGTGGATAAAATAA
- the ggt gene encoding gamma-glutamyltransferase, with the protein MKKKFFLVGIIAIAFSIVSYGKVSSNSVKNSNVENWKPYDANGEMIRTDRGATGKIGVVSTSKVEASKIGADILKKGGNAIDAAVAAGFALGVAEPNSSGLGGGGFMLIRIAKTGETVFIDFRERAPQKASPEMWSVDANGKVVGNKKVEGGKAAAVPGEVAGLLYALEKYGTMSREQVIRPAVNLAKNGYYVTPTLSNDMKSEFDKLEKYPESAKVYLNKEGLPYEVGDKFTNKDLAKTLEIIIKKGKDGFYKGEVAEAIVKTLNKYDGLYTMEDLANYKPLIRKPVTGTYRGYEIISSPSPSSGGAIVIEILNILENFNVAELDVNSPEYLHLFSEAYKLAYADRAKYMGDSDYTPVPMKGFVSKKYAKEISKDIDMKVAHESKAHDPWQYESEDTTHYSIADKDGNMVAITKTVNGLFGNSVVVDGYGFVMNNEMDDFVVGAGHPNSVAPGKTPLSSMSPTIVLKDGKPFMVLGSPGATKIISTVSQVISRVIDHKMGMQDAIDSPRLWDNTSNVLNVESRISDDTVKKLEAMGHKVNKTSDWDRGMGSVQGVLYKSDGTLEGGADPRRDGKALGL; encoded by the coding sequence ATGAAGAAAAAATTCTTTTTAGTAGGTATTATAGCAATAGCTTTTTCTATAGTATCTTATGGAAAAGTTTCAAGTAATTCTGTTAAAAATTCTAATGTAGAAAATTGGAAACCTTATGATGCTAATGGAGAGATGATTAGAACTGATAGAGGAGCAACAGGAAAAATAGGTGTTGTTTCCACTAGTAAAGTTGAAGCAAGTAAAATAGGGGCAGATATCTTAAAAAAAGGTGGAAATGCTATTGATGCAGCTGTTGCAGCTGGATTTGCCTTAGGTGTTGCTGAACCTAATTCTTCAGGTCTAGGTGGTGGAGGATTTATGCTAATTAGAATTGCAAAGACAGGAGAAACTGTTTTTATAGATTTTAGAGAAAGAGCACCTCAAAAAGCTTCACCTGAAATGTGGTCTGTTGATGCTAATGGTAAAGTTGTTGGAAATAAAAAAGTAGAGGGTGGAAAAGCTGCTGCTGTTCCAGGAGAGGTTGCAGGACTTCTTTATGCACTTGAAAAATACGGAACAATGTCTAGAGAACAAGTTATAAGACCTGCTGTTAATCTTGCCAAAAATGGATATTATGTTACTCCAACTTTATCAAATGATATGAAATCTGAATTTGATAAATTAGAAAAGTATCCTGAATCTGCTAAAGTTTATTTAAATAAAGAAGGTTTACCATATGAAGTAGGAGATAAATTTACTAATAAAGATTTAGCTAAAACTTTGGAAATTATTATAAAAAAAGGAAAAGATGGTTTCTATAAAGGAGAAGTTGCTGAAGCTATTGTAAAAACTCTTAATAAATATGATGGACTTTATACAATGGAAGATTTAGCTAATTATAAGCCATTAATAAGAAAACCAGTGACTGGAACATATAGAGGATATGAAATTATTTCTTCTCCTTCTCCAAGTTCTGGAGGTGCAATAGTTATTGAAATATTAAACATATTAGAAAATTTTAATGTTGCTGAATTAGATGTAAATTCTCCTGAATATTTACATTTATTCTCTGAAGCCTATAAACTTGCTTATGCTGATAGAGCAAAATATATGGGAGATAGTGATTATACACCTGTACCAATGAAAGGTTTTGTATCTAAAAAATATGCAAAAGAAATTTCAAAAGATATTGATATGAAAGTTGCTCATGAAAGTAAAGCTCATGATCCTTGGCAATATGAATCTGAAGATACAACTCACTATTCAATAGCAGATAAAGATGGAAATATGGTTGCCATTACTAAAACAGTAAATGGATTATTTGGAAATAGTGTTGTTGTTGATGGATATGGTTTTGTTATGAATAATGAAATGGATGATTTTGTTGTTGGAGCAGGACATCCAAATTCAGTAGCACCTGGTAAAACACCATTAAGTTCTATGTCACCAACTATTGTTTTAAAAGATGGAAAACCATTTATGGTTTTAGGTTCTCCTGGTGCAACAAAAATAATCAGTACAGTTTCTCAAGTTATAAGCAGAGTTATTGATCATAAAATGGGTATGCAAGATGCTATAGACAGTCCAAGATTATGGGACAATACATCAAATGTTCTTAATGTTGAAAGCAGAATATCTGATGATACAGTTAAAAAATTGGAAGCAATGGGACATAAAGTAAATAAAACTTCTGATTGGGATAGAGGAATGGGTTCTGTACAAGGAGTTCTTTATAAAAGTGATGGAACTCTTGAAGGTGGTGCAGATCCTAGAAGAGATGGAAAAGCACTAGGATTATAA
- a CDS encoding enoyl-CoA hydratase-related protein, translating to MSAVSYKQENFIGIVTIERPEALNALNSQVLDEINSTFANINLKTTRVVLLTGSGTKSFVAGADISEMSTLNSTEGARFGNKGNEVFRKIETFPIPVIAVVNGFALGGGCELAMSCDFRVCSENAIFGQPEVGLGITPGFGGTQRLARLIGLGKAKEMIYTANTIKANEAFDIGLVNHVYPQETLMEEAMKLAQKIAKNAPFAVRACKKAINEGINTDMDRAIIIEEKLFGECFATEDQKVGMKAFLEKVKGVEYKDK from the coding sequence ATGTCAGCTGTATCTTATAAGCAAGAAAATTTTATTGGTATTGTAACTATTGAAAGACCAGAAGCGTTAAATGCATTAAATTCTCAAGTGTTAGATGAAATAAATTCAACTTTTGCAAATATAAATTTAAAGACAACAAGAGTTGTTTTATTAACTGGTTCAGGGACAAAATCTTTTGTTGCAGGAGCAGATATTTCTGAAATGTCTACTTTAAATAGTACTGAAGGAGCTAGATTTGGTAACAAAGGAAATGAAGTATTTAGAAAAATAGAAACATTTCCAATTCCAGTTATAGCGGTTGTTAATGGTTTTGCCTTAGGTGGAGGTTGTGAATTAGCAATGAGCTGTGACTTTAGAGTTTGTTCTGAAAATGCAATTTTTGGACAACCAGAAGTCGGTTTAGGAATTACTCCAGGTTTTGGTGGAACTCAAAGATTAGCAAGACTTATTGGATTAGGAAAAGCTAAAGAGATGATATATACTGCTAATACAATTAAGGCTAATGAAGCTTTTGATATAGGATTAGTAAATCATGTATATCCACAAGAAACTCTAATGGAAGAAGCTATGAAGTTAGCTCAAAAAATTGCTAAAAATGCTCCATTTGCAGTTAGAGCTTGTAAAAAAGCAATAAATGAAGGTATTAATACTGATATGGATAGAGCTATAATAATAGAGGAAAAATTATTTGGTGAATGCTTTGCAACAGAGGATCAAAAAGTTGGAATGAAAGCATTCTTAGAAAAAGTAAAAGGTGTAGAATATAAAGACAAATAA
- a CDS encoding 3-hydroxybutyryl-CoA dehydrogenase codes for MKVGIIGAGTMGGGIAQAFAQTEGFTVALCDINNEFAANGKNKIAKGFEKRVSKGKMEQADADKILAKITTGTKEICADCDLIIEAAIENMEIKKQTFKELDEICKADAIFATNTSSLSITEIGSGLKRPIIGMHFFNPAPVMKLVEIIAGLATPAELVEKIKKISEDIGKVPVQVQEAPGFVVNRILIPMINEAVGIYAEGIASVEGIDAAMKLGANHPIGPLALGDLIGLDVCLAIMDVLYHETGDSKYRAHTLLRKMVRGKQLGQKTGKGFYDYTK; via the coding sequence ATGAAAGTAGGAATTATTGGAGCAGGAACAATGGGTGGAGGAATTGCTCAAGCATTTGCTCAAACTGAAGGTTTTACAGTTGCATTATGTGACATTAACAATGAATTTGCAGCTAATGGGAAAAACAAGATAGCTAAAGGTTTTGAAAAGAGAGTTTCTAAAGGAAAAATGGAACAAGCTGATGCTGATAAAATTTTAGCAAAGATTACAACTGGTACTAAAGAAATTTGTGCTGATTGTGATTTAATAATTGAAGCAGCTATTGAAAATATGGAAATCAAAAAACAAACTTTTAAAGAATTAGATGAAATTTGTAAAGCAGATGCTATATTTGCTACAAATACTTCTTCTTTATCAATAACAGAAATAGGCTCAGGGTTAAAAAGACCTATAATAGGAATGCACTTTTTTAATCCAGCTCCTGTTATGAAACTTGTAGAAATTATTGCAGGACTTGCTACGCCAGCTGAGTTAGTAGAAAAAATAAAGAAAATTTCTGAAGATATTGGAAAGGTTCCTGTACAAGTTCAGGAAGCACCTGGTTTTGTTGTAAATAGAATTTTAATTCCTATGATAAATGAAGCTGTTGGAATCTATGCTGAAGGAATTGCTTCTGTTGAAGGAATAGATGCAGCTATGAAATTAGGAGCAAATCATCCTATTGGACCACTAGCTTTAGGAGATTTAATTGGGCTAGATGTTTGCCTTGCTATAATGGATGTTTTGTATCATGAAACAGGAGATAGCAAATATAGAGCACATACTCTATTAAGAAAAATGGTTCGTGGAAAACAACTAGGACAAAAAACTGGTAAAGGTTTCTATGACTATACTAAATAA